The genomic region CCTGTTAATATTCATTCATGGTACAGCACCATACTGGGTACACCAAAGAGTGTGGCAAAACAAATGGagacaaaaaaaagatttaattcttgtcttttaatttagTCCTTTGTGAAAATATGGTAAGAATGTTTCTAAGGCTTCATTAAAGGAGGATTTTACTTGAGGACTTAGAATTTAGACTTAACGTCTACTAGAGGTGGTATGAATGATGTGGTAGACTAAAGTACTCTCCTGTTTGAACAATTCTAATCTCTTACTGGTTGCCCAATGAAAAGTTAGCAGAAACTAAAAGTGGAAATGGCTTAAATTCCCACTATGTTTCATAGTCCCTCTTTTGGTAGAATAAGAGGTATTCTGAGCATTTCTTGCTTGTCCTGTGGTATCTTCTTTTAACTATAGTGAGCATGTTTTATGTAGGACATGTAATGAGTATTAATTGTTGGGATTACGACAGCTTACcatttacaattaaaatataagTGGAAGTTAGTAGAAGTTTCTTTTTGCCTAATTTAAACTTATGTGCAGACTGTTTTTTTGGATACATGATTTTTCCCTTTACATAAATAAGGTTCTATGACTTATTTCACAGATAATACTCGTTAGAGCTAGTTAAGATTTTTTCATACAATATGCCCTCAGAAGACGGCCTCAATAATTTGAAGCCTGTTCTCAACATTCCATAtgaaaatactctttttttccactttagtCCCCTGTGAAAATATCTCCAGAATGAGTACAGTGACTGAGGAGGCTTACACAACGCCTGCAGTTTGCTCTTCTCATGTGATCACCTCATCTTCCTGGACTCCCTACAGCCACATACCATTTTCTCCCACTTAGTTCACGTTGGAGACGTTGCCAATTTCACAACTTTTTCAAAATCCGTCCTAGCAAAAACCTACATTTTCTTTAGATTTGGAGTCAATCAGGATGTCCTAACGAGGCTCAGTGAACGCCTTTGTCTCAGAATGTACAGCTATTTTAGCAACAGTCTGatggcccaggcccagttaggcATTGAAGCGACTGACTTAATCACAAGCTCAACAAGCCACTTGAGGGGTGTGTATGCGCTTAAGTGAGCATCTTTACCCATCTACCCAGCAGCGTTAAAGCAGCACTAGAACCAAAACTCTTGCTTGCTCCTAGTACACAGGTGTCCCTACCTTCCACTTAAACTAGTATGGGAGCATTGAAAACTCCAGCGTCACTGTTCAGTGTGATCTGCCTGGACCACGGGCACCTGCATCTTCTGGGGAGCTCATTATATATACAGCatccaggccccactccagacatgaaacagaatcaagaatcCTGACATGGTTTGTATGCACTTTAAAGTTTGAGGAGCCCTGCTCTCAGGAGTAGGTGTGCTGATCCTGAGGCGAGGCTTAGTTTCCTTCTTGAGCATATACAGGTTCAAGGCACAGCCTATATGTGAGGAATCACTGAATTTAGTACTGATAATCTAAGAGTGCACATTTTTCTCCTAATCCAATTCCTTAATTCTGAGGAAACTGCACTCTATCAGTTTTCTATActttaacatttcattttagcatttttttttcctgaggaagattagccctgagctaacatctgccaccaatcctcctctttttgctgaggaagaatggccctgatcTAACGTtggtgcccaccttcctctactttatatgtgggatgcctgccacagcatggcttgacaagtggagcataggtctgcacccggtaTCAGAACCTgagaacccggggccaccaaagcaaaagtgcaaacttaaccactgtgccaccaagccagccccacattcttcattttttaaaaagccaattcaGGGTGCCAGGGATGAAAAACCCTCAAAAAAAGCCCAGGTGGAGTCTCCCCTTTTTGCTACACACTTAAGGCTCTGTGTCCCActgaggaaggaggaggtgaCCTTGGAAGCAGTGGAGAGAGACGCACTCCGGGACAAAGAAGTTAAtgatggaagaaaggagaaaaccaGTAGCCAAAATAGGGTGAAAACCTCTCAGGAGAAATGGCGGTGGAAGGTAAGGGGCAGAAAACCCAAGTGTCAAATAGTGTCATAGCTGCTGTCCCTTTCCGGTACCCTAATGCCTCAACAGCTAAGGCCCTGCTTGTTTGTGAAGCTTCCTGGCCAGGAGCTGAGATTTGCTTCcgaaaagaaaaatggatctgGCTGTTATTTTTCTCCCAGAAAACTGTCTCGGCTTGAGTCTGGGACATCTGGTCATCAACCTGTCCAGCCCAGCGCCGCTCGCGCCGGGCCTCGCTCGCGGCGCCCTGCTGGAGGACACAGCTGGTGCCCTCTGCATCCAAGGCGCCCAGGCCGCCCCGGGGTGCAGTCGGGGCTCTGCGCGGGCAGCTCAGCGCGCCGCGGCCGCGCCTAAAGCTGCGCCCGCCTCTGCGGAGGTCGAGGCTGGTTAACCCCTCTCTGCCCATGCCGGGACCCTCCTAATGTCCCCAGCGTCGCTCTCCCTCCGAGCGGCCGGGGCCCTGGGAGAGCAGACGCGCCCTCCCCAAAGCACAGGCTCCCCCGGGCGCAAGTGCCCAGGCCGGCCCGGCACGGGAAGGGTGTGTGCCCCTGGGGCCTGCGCCAGACGCGGCTCGCCCCGCGCTCCCGCAGTCTCCCGGGCGGCGGCCCCCTCCCGTCATCGCCAGGGTACTGGGGAGCCTACGCTCCGGTCGCTCGGGGACCCTAGACAATGAGCCAGAGCCGGGCCTCTGGTGTGGGTCGGggcgccgggcgcggggctgcgggGTGGCCTCCCGTCGCCAGCCCCAGCAGTGCCCCGCGCGGAGCCGGCCCGCCTGTGAGCCGGGTCGCCGGGCGAGCTGAGCTCCGGGCTGCGCTCCTCTTGCATCGCGCGCCGCTCGGAGTCTGGGGAAAGCCGCCGGAGGGCAGATTGGCCGGTGCCGGCCGCGGGGAGCAGCTTTGGCCGATAAAAGCCCTGCTGCTGTTGGCCCTTGGGTCCAGGAAGGCTGGGCACCTCTGTAGAGCCAGTACTGGGAACGGGAGATTTCTGCCTACACCTCGGGGTCGCTTTGGCCTCGTGCTATTTATTTGTGCTAACATCCTTTTAAATTggttcttttctctatttctcctcagattcttcctcattttaaaattactggcatggattctttttctcccctccaggTTATATAaacattaaacacacacacacacacacacacacacacacgagtctTCAGTAACAATCACTGCGTTGACACCACTTCCACTCTGTCTCCCCAGATCAGTGCTTCTAGCGAACCCATTTGCACGAGGACTCGGCCCTCTCTTTTCCTGGCGAGGCTTTTGAACCTGTCGCCAAGCCAGTACCTCAGAGAGAAGGAAGTGCAGCGGGACGCGAGGGATGCATGGCGCCTGCCCCCAGTTAGATGCTCTTCAGATAATCTGCAACCAAGCTCGctgataaaatatttagtaaagacCTCGTAAACATCATTGCAAATACATTAAGGCACTTCAGTCCGACAGCTTATGattatttcaaaacttaaaaagGAGATCATAGATTGTCACTGTTTCTGTGCTCGACCAAGAAACCGAACCTTCCcgaggtgggtggatgggtgggtgagttGCTGCTTTTCGCCCCCACTTCTCCCCCCTCCCGCTCACTTTCATCGCTGTGGCTCTCAACAgcagtgatttatttatttatgtatgcaGTTTAAAAGGTGTgcatggtggtggtgggggggggggggggtccgcCGAGGACACGCAGGACCTGCTCACAAAGAACTGGCTCAGGTGTTGTGTGCTTCTGTATTAACTGGAAAAGACAGACTCTGGAACTTTTACAGGGCGAGAAGAGGCCACCGGCTCGCGCTTTGTATACTTTGCACTTGAAATCGTTACATTCAACTGAATATTTGGCTCATTCAGATCCGAAAAGTCTCCTAGCATCGTCGAATTCCCTCCTCCGCCCCTCAGCTCGAAAGGAGGGCGGTGGGGGGGAAGGTAGGAAAATGTTTAGTAAATTGCACATCTTTGAATCTTCCAAAAGCAGTGGTCACAAAGCTTAAAGGTGACATAACAATGCTCACGTAAAACCAACACAcattccccacccccccacccccaaccaacAATAAAATCATCCCCTTCAATTTGCCATGATCGTCGCGACCGGGAGCCAGGTGATTATCCTAATTAATGTCTATCTAATTAAATTACTGTCAGCAGTTAACCAATGGCAGGAGCCGTTTCATCGGCTGCACAAGCAGCAAGATCAAAAGTGAGCCTTTTCTGATTGCTGCATAGTGTCAATTGGCCAATCTCTTCtcccagggaaaaaaaaaagtaaatcaaacCTTTGAGAAGCATTTGCTGGTTGAAGTGCTTTCTGTCTAGTGAGGGGGTCTGTGGATTTCTAGTTTATGATAAATAGGACTTTAAAAACCAGGGACAGGAGGGCGAGTGTTCAGGTTCTAGAGCTATGCAGCTGGAGCACTGCCTTTCTCCTTCTATCATGCTCTCCAAGAAATTTCTCAATGTGAGCAGCAGCTACCCACATTCAGGCGGATCTGAGCTTGTCTTGCACGATCATCCCATTATCTCGACCACTGACAACCTGGAGAGAAGTTcacctttgaaaaaaattaccagGGGGATGACGAATCAGTCAGATACAGACAATTTTCCTGACTCCAAGGACTCACCAGGGGACGTCCAGAGAAGTAAACTCTCTCCTGTCTTGGACGGGGTCTCTGAGCTTCGTCACAGTTTCGATGGCTCTGCTGCAGATCGCTACCTCCTCTCTCAGTCCAGCCAGCCACAGTCTGCGGCCACTGCTCCCAGTGCCATGTTCCCGTACCCCGGCCAGCACGGACCGGCGCACCCCGCCTTCTCCATCGGCAGCCCCAGTCGCTACATGGCCCACCACCCGGTCATCACCAACGGAGCCTACAACAGCCTCCTGTCCAACTCCTCACCGCAGGGCTACCCCGCGGCCGGCTACCCCTACCCACAGCAGTACGGCCACTCCTACCAAGGAGCCCCGTTCTACCAATTCTCCTCCACACAACCCGGGCTGGTGCCCGGGAAAGCGCAGGTATACCTGTGCAACAGGCCTCTTTGGCTGAAATTTCACCGGCATCAAACGGAGATGATCATCACCAAACAGGGAAGGTAATGCTACAATCTTGGCTGCCGCCGCTCCAGGCGCAGCCCGGGGGAGCAAGTGCACCCGGGTTGTGACCGCCGTGGCAGCGACTATTTGGGGCCGGGAGCAGAGTGGAAGGCGCTCTGGTGCGCCCTAGAGTTGGCAGGTTTTGGAAAAGGGGAAAGTGGAAGGTATAACCACCGCGgcgatgttggggcagggtggggtgcGGGAATCCCGCTCTAGAAAGGTGGTCAGAGAGCCAGTCAGTGACCGGAGAAACGCAAGAGAGCGAGAGCCCCGGCCGGTGGCCGGCAGATGGGACGGACGCATCCACGCCCGGATGCACGGACAGTGGAGATGCGGGTCGCCAACCTCGCTCTCCACCTGGGCAGTGATACCTGCCGACTCCCCACTCCAGTTCACCCACCGATCTCCCCGACTTCAGCCCCACTTATTTtcctaccccccccccaccccttttcTAACCCAGCGAACACTCGCTCATCGACGTTGCGAGAACAAGTTTTGCTTTGCTATCTGGCGCCGCGCTTCTTGCATTTAATCtttaacatttatgtttttttcccccttgtttcCCACCCCCCCTTAATTTAAATAGGCGcatgtttccttttttaagttTTAACATTTCTGGTCTCGATCCCACGGCTCATTACAATATTTTTGTGGATGTGATTTTGGCGGATCCCAATCACTGGAGGTTTCAAGGAGGCAAATGGGTTCCTTGCGGCAAAGCGGACACCAATGTGCAAGGCAAGTCCTTCCAATTAACACGTTTTCCTGACACTTATTTAGGTGAGAATGATTAATTAAAGCCTTTGTGGACTGGCTCGAGCGACTTTTAAAGCGATCGGCCAATGACTTCTAAAAGGAAACGAGGGGGATAGGGGGACAGACTGAGCGGCGAGAAGGGGGAGGATTATGCAAAAGCTATTTTAATCATCCCCAGTTAATAAGAAGAAAGCGCGGCCTAAAAAAGCCCCAGCTAATGGGCCTCACGGTGGaataaggggtgtgtgtgtgtcctacGTTGTGAGGAGTTGGGACTGGGCAGTGCCCGGGGCAGATGTAAACAACTGATTTCTTTCTCTAGGAAATCGAGTCTATATGCATCCGGATTCCCCCAACACGGGGGCTCACTGGATGCGCCAAGAAATctcttttggaaaattaaaacttACAAACAACAAAGGAGCTTCAAACAACAATGGGCAGGTCAGTGGCTCAAGCgctcattccctctctctctctctctctctctctcacccacccacccacccacccacacacacacacactcgtcCCTCCCTAACATCCAGTTCATCAGTTTAAATCAGCATGAGAAACTACATACATCCTTCTTTGCTTCAttaaaaggactttaaaaaaattttatttccactcTCCAAAATTATACTAAATAACCTATAAAGTTGTTCTCCTCGCCCCCCGCCCAATTCCCGAGTTTCTGACCTTCCCATGTACAAATACTTGGTTGATTTCGAGAAGAACACCACAGGATCTGTACGCCGTGAAAATCTTTGTTCCTCCTTAAAGGAGGACTAGGAGAAGGGCCCCGTGGATCGGGCGGTCGGGTTCGGTTTTCCTCCGGGGCTCCGCGAGTCCTGCTCCCAGAGGAGCGAGGGCTGGTGTGGCCCAGCGAGCCGGTCACCAGCCAGGCGCGTCCTGCGGTCAGGGAGCCGGGGCGGCGGGCTCCTGCCGGCTCCGCGCCGCCCGCGGAGCGCAGCCCCGCGCACACCGACCGCGTTAACGCGCCGCCCGGCGCTCCCCTTTCTCTCCGCCGGACAGATGGTGGTTTTACAGTCCTTGCACAAGTACCAGCCCCGCCTGCATGTGGTGGAAGTGAACGAGGACGGCACGGAGGACACCAGCCAGCCAGGCCGCGTGCAGACGTTCACTTTCCCCGAGACTCAGTTCATCGCCGTCACCGCCTACCAGAACACCGATGTAAGGAGGCCCGGGGGCTGGGCGCGCGGCGGGCGGCCCCGGCTTCCCCCCACACCCGCCGGGATCCCCCCGGCCGTCCCGGCTCGGGCACTAACGTCCAAAACAGCTGACTCTGCTGAGCCGTTTTGGCATAGAGCTAGGGGCCTACTGGGCACCTCCCCTAAATACCTAGCCGGTGGGAAAACGCCTCCTATTCGTCTCCGTCGCGGGTCACCCGGGCCACCTTTGAGGTGTCCAGGATTTCTAGGGCCTCTTGTCTTGGAAATTTTAATTTCGTTCTCAAACCAGAACAGATTTagatctgctttttttttttttttttttaaagtccttctTCCCTTTAGAAAACAAGCAGATTTCCTGCTGCATTTTATTCTTGGCAAGATTTGGCTTTatctaaacaaatttttttttttaaagtctcagaACTGATGGCTGAAATAAACATACACCactttttgggtgatgaaaaggATACACACATCCATATATGTTAAAACTACAATAAATCAAATTACTGGGGGCTGTGGAATGAGTTTCCTAGCACTTGAACCTCTTCAGTATTTGCAAGTTTGCAAAAACTTATTTTACTGCTGTTGATTTGACTACTAGGATtgatggtggtttttttttttttaaaacttaaatgaaaatatcagaaatgaaaaacatgcatttattttaaatcaaaactgATGTTGAGATCAACTT from Equus asinus isolate D_3611 breed Donkey chromosome 4, EquAss-T2T_v2, whole genome shotgun sequence harbors:
- the TBR1 gene encoding T-box brain protein 1; its protein translation is MQLEHCLSPSIMLSKKFLNVSSSYPHSGGSELVLHDHPIISTTDNLERSSPLKKITRGMTNQSDTDNFPDSKDSPGDVQRSKLSPVLDGVSELRHSFDGSAADRYLLSQSSQPQSAATAPSAMFPYPGQHGPAHPAFSIGSPSRYMAHHPVITNGAYNSLLSNSSPQGYPAAGYPYPQQYGHSYQGAPFYQFSSTQPGLVPGKAQVYLCNRPLWLKFHRHQTEMIITKQGRRMFPFLSFNISGLDPTAHYNIFVDVILADPNHWRFQGGKWVPCGKADTNVQGNRVYMHPDSPNTGAHWMRQEISFGKLKLTNNKGASNNNGQMVVLQSLHKYQPRLHVVEVNEDGTEDTSQPGRVQTFTFPETQFIAVTAYQNTDITQLKIDHNPFAKGFRDNYDTIYTGCDMDRLTPSPNDSPRSQIVPGARYAMAGSFLQDQFVSNYAKARFHPGAGAGPGPGTDRSVPHTNGLLSPQQAEDPGAPSPQRWFVTPANNRLDFAASAYDTATDFAGNAATLLSYAAAGVKALPLQAAGCTGRPLGYYADPSGWGARSPPQYCGAKSGSVLPCWPNSAAAAARMAGANPYLGEEAEGLAAERSPLPPGAAEDAKPKDLSDSSWIETPSSIKSIDSSDSGIYEQAKRRRISPADTPVSESSSPLKSEVLAQRDCEKNCAKDIGGYYGFYSHS